A DNA window from Halichondria panicea chromosome 16, odHalPani1.1, whole genome shotgun sequence contains the following coding sequences:
- the LOC135349893 gene encoding E3 ubiquitin-protein ligase E3D-like encodes MTSSVSHKRCRVSTTSALWECRGSSKGKSPSKHGTMLSVGSTMYCIEIQPRIQAAHVVLSTVCPTISITCNSIDTTGNVNVSGETLCGWDSPKLILSSKPIINVVAQVGLCMRLRTERDFLAEQIVENALSDSDNEGKVSCHVVLRCGFCNNPLNKTNNEFKRALPLPSEAWYEFDAFCHGDDHKPSQLIPREGDLLSGESVLLVDGSSLSSSSCTRENNKLICKRCRSICGSLLKPNDGEGVMATDPLSCCKLELRRSKVSIVQSVSSLQMSTCRFARTLHSFSRSKEVFRFKVCDQTGRAYLSVWLMNTVSRVIHNCAERFEKLLWKFIGEAGDVYTTLLPTDGYVLKVMFKSHLGKGCVGVAVVEEALRLDTEECLRLLLLLTLSNHILPPSQRIIHGYKIGLLSIL; translated from the exons ATGACGTCATCCGTGTCACACAAACGCTGTAGAGTCTCTACAACGTCAGCATTGTGGGAGTGTAGAGGGAGTTCCAAAGGGAAATCCCCTTCCAAGCATGGGACAATGCTCTCTGTAGGGAGTACAATGTATTGCATTGAGATTCAGCCAAGAATCCAAGCAGCACATGTGGTTTTGTCTACTGTCTGCCCCACCATCTCAATCACATGCAATTCTATTGACACTACAG GAAACGTGAATGTAAGCGGGGAGACTTTGTGTGGATGGGACTCACCAAAGCTGATTCTTTCTAGCAAGCCGATAATCAATGTAGTAGCTCAAGTAGGATTGTGCATGAGGTTACGAACAGAAAGGGATTTCCTGGCTGAACAGATTGTTGAAAATGCTTTATCAGATTCTGATAACGAAGGGAAAGTTTCTTGTCATGTCGTCCTTAGATGTGGGTTTTGTAATAACCCCCTCAACAAAACAAACAA TGAGTTCAAGCGTGCTCTCCCCCTCCCATCAGAAGCATGGTATGAATTCGATGCATTTTGCCATGGAGACGATCACAAGCCCAGTCAGCTAATCCCACGAGAGGGAGATCTATTGTCAGGAGAGTCAGTGCTTCTTGTAGATGGTAGTTCACTCTCCTCAAGCAGTTGCACGAGA GAAAATAATAAGCTAATCTGTAAAAGGTGTCGCAGTATTTGTGGGAGTCTTCTTAAACCCAATG ATGGAGAAGGAGTGATGGCTACCGATCCTCTCAGTTGTTGCAAATTAGAGCTAAGAAGGTCTAAAGTGTCTATCGTACAGAGCGTGTCATCTCTTCAGATGTCCACCTGTCGATTTGCTCGGACGCTTCATAGTTTCTCGAGATCCAAAGAAGTGTTTCGTTTCAAAGTTTGCGACCAAACAGGAAGGGCTTACCTGTCC GTATGGCTCATGAATACTGTCAGCAGGGTTATTCACAACTGTGCTGAGCGCTTTGAAAAACTCCTTTGGAAATTCATAG GTGAGGCAGGGGATGTCTACACTACACTTCTACCCACTGATGGCTATGTACTCAAAGTCATGTTCAAATCGCATTTG GGAAAAGGGTGTGTTGGTGTGGCAGTGGTGGAGGAAGCTCTGAGGTTGGACACAGAAGAATGCCTGAGGCTACTGCTACTACTAACTCTGAGTAATCACATCTTACCACCCTCACAAAGGATTATCCATGGCTATAAG ATCGGATTACTTTCAATATTGTGA